A segment of the Catenuloplanes nepalensis genome:
CCCTACCGAACTCTAGCCTGCCCGTATCGAATGCAGACCCGCAGTTGAGCCACGGGATTTCACATTCGACGCGACAAGCCGCCTACGAGCTCTTTACGCCCAATAAATCCGGACAACGCTCGCACCCTACGTCTTACCGCGGCTGCTGGCACGTAGTTGGCCGGTGCTTCTTCTGCAGGTACCGTCACTTGCGCTTCGTCCCTGCTGAAAGAGGTTTACAACCCGAAGGCCGTCATCCCTCACGCGGCGTCGCTGCATCAGGCTTCCGCCCATTGTGCAATATTCCCCACTGCTGCCTCCCGTAGGAGTCTGGGCCGTGTCTCAGTCCCAGTGTGGCCGGTCGCCCTCTCAGGCCGGCTACCCGTCCTCGCCTTGGTAGGCCATTACCCCACCAACAAGCTGATAGGCCGCGAGTCCATCCCAGACCGAAAAACTTTCCCGACCGTCCCATGCGGAACAGAAGGAGTATCCGGTATTAGCCCCCGTTTCCGAGGGTTATCCCAAAGTCTGGGGCAGGTTACTCACGTGTTACTCACCCGTTCGCCGCTCGAGTACCCCGAAGGGCCTTTCCGCTCGACTTGCATGTGTTAAGCACGCCGCCAGCGTTCGTCCTGAGCCAGGATCAAACTCTCCAACGAAATCTAGAGAAAATCCGTCCCGGCAGTAATCAAACTGCCAAAGGAATTCCCACCAGACACACGAATCCGAAGACCGCAGCCTGGCCGGGGTATAAATCAATTGGCACTGGCTTTTAAAGCACCCTGTTGAGTTCTCAAAGAACAACCACACACCTCACCGTGACCGGCCTCAGCCGCACCCCGGTGTGGGGCATTTCGTTCGTTTAGCTCCGGCGTTTCCCCCGGCGCTTCGATTACTTTATCCGGTCGTTTTCGCCCCGTCAAATCCGCCCCCGTTTACCGGAGCGATCGGATTATCCGAATGCAACACCCGAATTTCCCCATGCAAAATCAGCGCCATTGCCTGGCGCTTCTTCTACTAGAGGAGTCCTGCGGACCGGCCGACGCCCCGATCCCTCGGTTCGTCTCGCCCGGCACCCGCCGACCAGAAGAATCTACCCGACCCGGTTCGCGACCCCAAATCGACCCCCCTCCCAGCGTGTCCGGGCGGTGTCCTGATCCTGACCGACAACCGTCCACAAAGCACATAGGGTGCCCTGGAGCCTGTGTCGACGTGGGGGCCGGAACGAGGCGCGGTCCAGCTGCCGGCTGGGTGTGCGGCGTGGAAGTCCTCATACCGATGTTGCGTGTGCGACTTGCGACGTGCGGCGCCGGGGCCTCGCCGCTGCCCGGCATCCCACGTCGACACAGGCTCCAGGCTCACGGAGGGGTCGACGGTGCTGCGGATTCACTTCACGGCGGAGGACCTGGCACGTGTCCGGCTGGCCCCGGCCGCGGATCCCCTCTGGGAGATGCTGCTGAGCGCGCACACGCTGGGCACCGGGCCGGCCGGCGGCGCGCTCGGCGACTGGGCCCGCTGGGCCCGGCCCCGGCTCCGCGCGGACGCCCGGCTGCTGTTCCAGCTGGCACCGCCGCGCGGATACTCCGCGGACTTCCTCACCCCGGCCGGCGGCAGCACCCGCCTGGAGGACGGCATCGAGACCGTGCTCGGCACGCCCCGCCGCCGGCTCCGCACCGACCTGGCGCAGTTGGCCGGCCGGCCCGGGTCCGCCGAGGCCGTGCGGCTGCTCGCCGGCGGGGAGGCGTCGTCGCTGGCCCGGCTCGGCTCGTCGCTGCACGGCTACTTCGAGGCCACGCTCGCGCCGATCTGGCGCTCGGTCGAGGACGACGTCGCGGCGGACCGGGCGATACGCGGGCGTGCGCTGCTGGACGGTGGCGTGGAGCGGCTGCTGCGCACCATCTACCCCGGTGCGCGCTGGGAGTCGCCGGTGCTGCTCATGCCGTACCCCGCGGATCGGGATCTGCTCCTGGACGGTCGTGGGCTGTTGCTCGTGCCGTCCTATTTCTGCCAGGGCCTGCCCATCTCGCTGCTCGACCCGGCGCTGCCGCCGGTGCTCGTCTACCCGATCACCCACACGGCGGCTCTTCCGGCCGGTGCGGGCACGCGCGCGCTGGACGACCTGGTCGGCGCCACCCGCGCCGGGGTGCTGCGCTGCCTGGCCACCGCCGGCCACGGCCAGAGCACCACCGACCTGGCGCAGCGCCTGGGTGCGTCGCTGCCGAGCGTCAGCGAGCACATGACCGTGCTGCGCCGTGCCGGCCTGGCGAGCACCCGCCGGGAGGGGCGGCGGTCGCTGCACACGATCACCGTGCTCGGCCGGCAGATGCTTCGCCCCTGAGCGAAACGACTCGCGCCCGTACCCGCGCGGCCGTGAGCCTGGTGGTGCCGGGCCGGGCGGCCCGGCGTCACGGGAGGTGGACAGTGTTGAGAACGCTCCAGACGGGGGTTGCGCTGCTGGCGCTGGTGCTGGGGACGCTGCTGGTGGCGCCGTCCCCGGCGTCGGCGACCGCAGCGGAGTGCGAGCGTGGCGCGAACGGCTTCGTGGACATCCCGGACAACCTGTGGGGCGCGCAGCCCTCGCCGGCCAGCAACTACATCATCAACTTCGTGACCGGTGCGCAGATCACGCTGAACTACGGCACGGTCGCCGGAGCGCAGCGTGGCTGGGCCCGGATCGGCGGCGACACCCGCCCCGGCGACCGGGTGTGGCTGGAGTGGACGTGGAACGGCGGCGCGAACATCCTCCAGTGCGGCCCGTTCACGGTCACCCAGGCTGCCACTCCGAAGACCAGCGCCGCGAAGAACACCAGCTCGAGCACGGCCTGGCGGTTCCGCGCCTGCGGCAACATCGTCGGCTACGCCTCCACCTGCACGGCCTGGTGGTGATCCCCTGATGCGTGCGGGGCGGGTGCCATCCCGGCGCCCGCCCCGCACGACGCGATCCGCAGCTCCGCGCCGGTCTCGTCCGAGACCACGATCTCGCCCGCGCGTCCCGGACCGGGAGCCGCTCCTCGTGGTGACCGGGGGCGGGCGGGAGCCGTCAGCCCCTGATCGCGCCCGCGGTGCGGCCGGCCACGATGAGCGCTGAACGAGGAGGGAGCCGTCAGCCCTTGACAGCGCCCGCGGTGAGGCCGGCCACGATGTGGCGCTGGACGAGGAGGAAGAAGACGACGGCCGGGAGGGTGAAGAGGAGTGCGGCGGACATGACGGTGGGCATCGGGGTGACGAACTCGCCGACGAACGAGGCCAGGCCCTTGGAGGCGGGCCATTTCTCCTCGTCGACCATGAACGTGTTGGCGAGCAGGAACTCGTTCCAGCTGTCGAAGAACGCGAGCACGGCCGCGGCCGCCAGCGACGGGGTGATCAGCGGCAACACGATGCGGCGCAGCATGGCGTAGCGGGAGCAGCCGTCCAGCTCGGCCGCCTCCTCGATCTCCCGGGGCACGCCGTCCATCGCGGTCTTGAGGATCCAGACCGCGACCGGCATCGCGAACGCGGTGTTGCCGAGCACCAGGCCCCACAGGTTGTTGAGCAGGCCGAGCGTCAGGAACAACGCATAGAGGGGTACGACGATCAGCGCCTCGGGCAGCATCTGCGTGGCGAACAGCGCGAAGCCGAACACGCCGCGCCCGCGGAACGAGAAGCGGGACAGCGCGTACGCGGCGAGGACGGCGAGCGCCAGGCTGAGCACGGTGGTGCCGGCCGCGACGAACGCGCTGTTGGTGAGCCAGCGCAGCATCGGCGCGCCCTCGGCCGCGGCGGTGAACGCGGTGCCGAGCCGGGTCACGTCGGGCAGCCAGTGCACGCCGCCGCCGAACAGTTCCTCCTGGCGCCGGGTGGCGGTGACCACCATCCAGTAGAGCGGGAAGCCCGCGACGAGGACGAGCGGGACGAGCGCGATGAACCGTACCCTCATGTCAGGTCCTTTGCGGTGGAGCGCCGTTCGGCGAGGGCGTAGGCGACGGTGGCGAGCGCGGACAGCAGCAGCCCGACCGTGCCGATGGCGGCGGACCGGCCGAGGTCGGATTCGAGGAACGCGGTGCGGTAGACGTCGATCACCAGCGTGGTGGTGCGGTCGACCGGACCGCCCTGGGTGAGCAGCCAGATGATCTCGAAGCGGCGGAACGACCAGATCGTCATCAGCAGTGCGACGACGCGCAGCGTGGGCACCAGGAACGGCCAGGTGACCCGGCGGAAGACGGTGGCCGGGCCGGCGCCGTCGACGACCGCTGACTCGAGCAGCTCCCGGGGTACGGCCTGGAGCGCGGCGAGCACGACCAGCATCACGAACGGGAAGACCTTCCACACGGACACCGCGGTCACGGTGGCCAGCGCGTACGCGGTGAGCCAGCCGTGCCGGCCCAGCCCGGCGGCCCCGGTCGCGGCGTTGAGTACGCCGTCGTCGACGTTGAAGATCCAGACGAAGATCAGCGCGACCGCGACCGTCGGTGCGGCCCAGGGCAGCGTGAGCAGCGTGCGCAGCGCGGTCCGGCCGCGGAACGACCGGTCCAGCAGCACCGCGGCGGCCGTGCCGAGCAGCAGCGCGCCGGCGACGGTCGCGGCGCTGTAGAGCAGCGTGACGCCGAGCGTGGCCGCGAACCCCGGGTCCGCGAGCAGCGCCGCGTAGTTGTCCGTGCCGATCCACTCGCCGGCCGCCGGGTTGAGCAGCCGGGTGTCGGTGAAGGAGAGCCGGATCCCGTCGAGCAGCGGCCAGGCGGTGAAGACGAGCAGGTAGAGGGCCGCGGCCGAGGCGAAGATGTAGGGTGTGCGCCTCACCGCAGCTTCTCCGCCGCCTCCTGCGCCCGGGCCAGTGCGACGGCCGGGTCCTCGCCGTCGACCAGCACCTTCTCCACCTCGGTCAGCACGATGTGCCGGATCTGCGGCGTCTCGGTCTCGAACCCGTCGATCACCGCGTCCGCGGACAGCGCGGCCTGGGCCTGGAACGTCGGCACCCACGGGTTCGCGGTGACGAACTCGGCCGGCGGGGTGGTGTCGGTGCCGAGCACGCTGGCGCCGAGCGCGGCCGCGGCCTGCTTCTGCGGGCCGGCGCCGTAGAACCAGCGCAGCCACTTCTTCGCGGCCGTCTTGTTCTTCGAGAACGCGTTGATGCCGATGAAGAAGCCGGCCTGGCCGCTGGCCTTCGCCGGGAACGGCAGCGGGCTCGCGCCGACGCCGGTGCTGGGCACGACCGTGTTGCCGGCGACCATGGTGGCCAGCGCGGAGCTGTTGTCGATCATCATGCCGACCGTGCCGGCCTTGAACTTCGAGCGGAACGTGGACGCGTCGTCGCCGACCGCCATCGCACCACTGGTGTACATGTCACGGAACGCGGTGACCGCGGCGACGTTCCCCGGCGCGTCGATGGTGAGCGCGCCGTCCTTCGACCAGGCGCCGCCGAAGCCGTACGACCAGTTGGAGAAGTCGATCCACCAGGGCGCCTCCTCGTTGATCTGGTGGCGTACCGCGAAGCCGGGGTTTCCGGTCTTGTCCTTGATCGTCTTGGCGGCCGTGACCAGGCCGGGGAAGTCGGTCGGCGGCTGCACGCCGGCCTGGTCGAGCACCTTCGTGTTCCAGAAGAGCGCGTAGTTGACGATCTCCCAGGCGTAGCCGACCTGCTCGCCGTCGAGCACGCCGGCGTCATTGGTGGCGTTGAGCGCGGCCTTCCCGGCGTCGTCGAGCACGTCGTCGAGCGGTTCGAGCGCGCCGGCCTCGGCCAGCTCGGGCAGGAACGTGTCCGGGATGATCAGCAGGTCCGGGCCGCCGCGCGCGCCGATCTGGGTCTTGAGCGTGCTCTCGTAGTCCTTGCGCGCGATCGCCTGCTGCTTCAGCGTGACCGCCGGGTCGGCCGTGGTGTAGCCGTTCACCGCGGTCCAGAGCGCCTCGCCGCGGCCGGGCTCCAGCCACTGCCAGTTGGCGAAGACCAGCTCCCCGCCGCCGTCGTCGTCCGCCGCTCCCCCGCCGCAGCCGGCGGTCAGCGCGACGGCGAGCAGTATGGCGACGTACCTGCGCATGGTCATCAGAAGCCCCTGTCCACGAACCAGGTTCGTTAGTAGTTCATTTACTGATAACCGCGAAGCTTGGCCATGACCTGCCGGTCCGTCAAGAGCGACGGATGCGCATATACGAACCTCCGGCTGAGTGCCCGGGCCGGGTTGCTGGAGCGGCATTTACGAACCTGCGGACTCTCATACGCCAACCGCAAATACCGACAAAACCCCACCGCGACGGTACGGATACCCGCGGCGCCCGCCGGCCGGGCGCCGCGGGCCTCACGGATGCCGGTAGCCGGACAGCGTCGTCTCCAGCCGGCGGTAGAGCAGTTCCAGCTGAGTGCGTTTGCTCTGCTTACCCGGCTGCACCGGCGGCGCCGGGCGTCTCGCCGCCGCGGCGACCCGCGCGAGTTCCGGCAGGTCGGCGAGGGTCGGGATGCGGTTGTTGGCGCCATGGAAGGTGAGCGACTGCCGTTCCCAGCCGTTCTCCGGTGGCAGCCGGATCAGGTGGTGCAGGAGGTCCTCCCAGACCAGCCGCCGGCCGGTCGTGACCGGGCCGCTCACCTGCTCCAGCATGACCGTCATGACACAGCTGGACGCCACGCTCGCCAGCACCACGGTGTCCTGGAAGAACGGTGCCGACGTCGTCGTGTCCTTGGACATCAGCGAGTGCGAGCCGACGTGTTCGGCGAAGGACGTGTTGTCCGACAGCCGGCCCTTCACCGATTCCGGGTCCTGGTCCAGCCGCGCGGCCGCCCTCTCGCCGTCGTCGCGCGACTGTTGCAGCTCCAGCGCGAACGTCATCAGGAAGCCGCCCGCACCGGGTGCGTCCGCCAGCAGCGCCTGCGATCGCGCATCGATGTCGAACGCCCGGATCAGTGCGTCCCGGCCGTGCGCGTTGATGTAGCCGCACTCGGCCAGGTAGCGGGCCGCCCTCTGGTAGTTGTTCTCCCTCCGGCCGCCCTCGGTCTCCCGTGGCTTGAGCGCGTCGGCGTGCCGCCGCAGCTGCGCGTCGACCTCCGGGTTCTCGTCGCCGGTGTGCGGCGGCACCGATGCCGGGTCCGCGGGCGGCCACTGGTGCGGCGGCACGTTCGCCAGCAGCCGCCGCCGTTCGCTCTCGTCGAGCAGCGTGACCACCAGCGGCACCCACTCGCGCAACGCGTTCGCGGACGCGGCCTGGGCCTGCTGCGCGGGTCCGCCGGCGCGCGAGGCAGCGGTCAGCGCCGCGTCGGTGAGTGCACCGGTGCGCCGGATCCGTTCCCGCAGGTCCGTGGCCGCGCCGTCCGGGGCGGTCGCGAGCCGCTGCAGCAGGCAGGGCGCCCATCGATCGAACGAGTTTCCTCCTCCGCCGCCTCCGCCCGGGTGCAGGATCTTGGCCTCCAGATTCTCCAGCGGATGCAGCAGCGTGGTGGCGGTGTCCTGCGAGGACGGGAACGCGGGGTAGGCGAACCGCAGCACCGGCGTGGACGGCGCGGTCCGGCTCAGCTTCCCGCCGCTCTGGATGCGGTCACCCCGCTCGTACACCGGGAACCGCAGCCGCCGGAAGAGCTTGCGCCGCATCCGGACACCGGTGGGCCCGGGCCCGAAGTCCGGCCCGGTGACGTCCCGGACGAAGCGCTCCAGGAACGCCTCGTCGTTCTCCGCCTCGCCCTGCCGGGGCGTGTGCGCGCGGGCGTGCAGCAGCTCGATCGCGTTGGAGTGGAAGTACCAGTCCTCGACGCCGTGCAGGAGCTTGCCCATCCGGACCAGCGCGCGCTGCCGGCCGGCCGCGTCGTCCGGCCGCAGTGCCCGCCAGTCCGCCTCGAGCAGCGCGAGCTCCTCGCCGAGGTAGCCGACGTAGTGCGTGTCGACCGCGTTCATCACGCCGGCGTCCGGCTCGGTGAGGCTGCGCCCGCGGCGGCCGGGACCGTACATGCCGGTCGCCGCGGGTCGTCTGCTGGCGTCCCACACGTACGGTGGCTGGTCGGTGTGCTCGTGCGGCCAGTACTGGGTGAAGAACTCCGTGAAGACCTCGGTCAGCCGGGACTGCGCGACCGGTGTGACGCTGCCCCAGCCGCCGCGCACGCGGGTCGTCACGTTCCGGGCGAAGAGCAGGTGCGTGACGCCCTCGATGCCGTACCGGAAGA
Coding sequences within it:
- a CDS encoding ArsR/SmtB family transcription factor; amino-acid sequence: MLRIHFTAEDLARVRLAPAADPLWEMLLSAHTLGTGPAGGALGDWARWARPRLRADARLLFQLAPPRGYSADFLTPAGGSTRLEDGIETVLGTPRRRLRTDLAQLAGRPGSAEAVRLLAGGEASSLARLGSSLHGYFEATLAPIWRSVEDDVAADRAIRGRALLDGGVERLLRTIYPGARWESPVLLMPYPADRDLLLDGRGLLLVPSYFCQGLPISLLDPALPPVLVYPITHTAALPAGAGTRALDDLVGATRAGVLRCLATAGHGQSTTDLAQRLGASLPSVSEHMTVLRRAGLASTRREGRRSLHTITVLGRQMLRP
- a CDS encoding carbohydrate ABC transporter permease, with protein sequence MRVRFIALVPLVLVAGFPLYWMVVTATRRQEELFGGGVHWLPDVTRLGTAFTAAAEGAPMLRWLTNSAFVAAGTTVLSLALAVLAAYALSRFSFRGRGVFGFALFATQMLPEALIVVPLYALFLTLGLLNNLWGLVLGNTAFAMPVAVWILKTAMDGVPREIEEAAELDGCSRYAMLRRIVLPLITPSLAAAAVLAFFDSWNEFLLANTFMVDEEKWPASKGLASFVGEFVTPMPTVMSAALLFTLPAVVFFLLVQRHIVAGLTAGAVKG
- a CDS encoding carbohydrate ABC transporter permease; translated protein: MRRTPYIFASAAALYLLVFTAWPLLDGIRLSFTDTRLLNPAAGEWIGTDNYAALLADPGFAATLGVTLLYSAATVAGALLLGTAAAVLLDRSFRGRTALRTLLTLPWAAPTVAVALIFVWIFNVDDGVLNAATGAAGLGRHGWLTAYALATVTAVSVWKVFPFVMLVVLAALQAVPRELLESAVVDGAGPATVFRRVTWPFLVPTLRVVALLMTIWSFRRFEIIWLLTQGGPVDRTTTLVIDVYRTAFLESDLGRSAAIGTVGLLLSALATVAYALAERRSTAKDLT
- a CDS encoding ABC transporter substrate-binding protein, which translates into the protein MTMRRYVAILLAVALTAGCGGGAADDDGGGELVFANWQWLEPGRGEALWTAVNGYTTADPAVTLKQQAIARKDYESTLKTQIGARGGPDLLIIPDTFLPELAEAGALEPLDDVLDDAGKAALNATNDAGVLDGEQVGYAWEIVNYALFWNTKVLDQAGVQPPTDFPGLVTAAKTIKDKTGNPGFAVRHQINEEAPWWIDFSNWSYGFGGAWSKDGALTIDAPGNVAAVTAFRDMYTSGAMAVGDDASTFRSKFKAGTVGMMIDNSSALATMVAGNTVVPSTGVGASPLPFPAKASGQAGFFIGINAFSKNKTAAKKWLRWFYGAGPQKQAAAALGASVLGTDTTPPAEFVTANPWVPTFQAQAALSADAVIDGFETETPQIRHIVLTEVEKVLVDGEDPAVALARAQEAAEKLR